In the genome of Myxococcus guangdongensis, one region contains:
- a CDS encoding response regulator, with product MLNCVLAVDDDPDILMAFKDVLELEGHRVLLARGGREALELLGQGERPDVILLDLMMPDVNGWEFRDRQLADASLASIPVVVISGQGVSAREVIALGVDDFLRKPVDVERLLGAVSRFAVSREGDSPHV from the coding sequence ATGCTCAACTGCGTGCTGGCGGTCGACGACGACCCGGACATCCTGATGGCCTTCAAGGACGTGCTCGAGCTGGAGGGGCACCGCGTGCTCCTGGCCCGAGGAGGCCGCGAGGCGCTGGAGCTGCTCGGCCAGGGCGAGCGGCCGGACGTGATTCTGTTGGACCTGATGATGCCGGACGTGAACGGCTGGGAGTTCAGGGACCGGCAGCTCGCCGACGCCTCGCTCGCCTCCATCCCCGTGGTGGTCATCTCCGGCCAGGGCGTGAGCGCGCGCGAGGTGATTGCGCTCGGCGTGGACGACTTCCTGCGCAAGCCCGTGGACGTGGAGCGCCTGCTCGGGGCCGTGTCCCGCTTCGCGGTCTCGCGCGAAGGGGACTCGCCGCACGTCTGA
- a CDS encoding SDR family NAD(P)-dependent oxidoreductase, whose translation MAEMSYRTALVTGASSGLGRGLALWLARRGLRVFAAGRRVPQLQALAAEAQAAGATVEPVELDVSRAEPLMEKLRELDSECGGLDLVVANAGVGGVTHGKRLEWDKVRSIIDTNVTGAVATLTAVLPSMVERRRGHVVGISSLAAHRGLAGHAAYSASKAFLGTFMESLRVDLAGTGVCVTCIFPGFVKSEMTAANHFPMPFLMETNAAVELMGSAILRGETEVSFPWQLAIPSRLAKVLPNPLFDAAARRLR comes from the coding sequence ATGGCGGAGATGAGTTACCGGACGGCGCTGGTGACGGGCGCCTCGAGCGGACTGGGACGCGGACTGGCGCTCTGGCTGGCCCGGCGGGGCCTGCGCGTCTTCGCGGCGGGCCGGCGCGTTCCCCAACTGCAGGCCCTGGCCGCCGAGGCCCAGGCCGCGGGCGCCACCGTGGAGCCGGTGGAGCTGGACGTCTCGCGCGCGGAGCCGCTGATGGAGAAGCTGCGCGAGCTCGACTCGGAGTGTGGTGGGCTGGACCTGGTCGTCGCCAACGCGGGCGTCGGCGGCGTCACGCATGGCAAGCGGCTGGAGTGGGACAAGGTCCGCTCCATCATCGACACCAACGTCACGGGCGCGGTCGCCACGCTGACGGCCGTGTTGCCGAGCATGGTGGAGCGTCGCCGAGGCCACGTGGTGGGCATCTCCAGCCTCGCGGCGCACCGGGGGCTGGCGGGACACGCGGCCTACTCGGCGTCGAAGGCGTTCCTCGGCACGTTCATGGAGAGCCTGCGCGTGGACCTGGCGGGCACCGGCGTGTGCGTCACCTGCATCTTCCCCGGCTTCGTGAAGAGCGAGATGACCGCCGCCAACCATTTCCCCATGCCCTTCTTGATGGAGACGAACGCGGCCGTGGAGCTGATGGGCTCGGCCATCCTCCGTGGCGAGACGGAGGTCTCCTTCCCGTGGCAGCTGGCCATCCCCTCCCGGCTGGCGAAGGTGCTGCCCAACCCCCTCTTCGACGCGGCCGCCCGCCGGCTGCGCTGA
- the pyrF gene encoding orotidine-5'-phosphate decarboxylase: MSSTTPPSFAQRFARLADERSPFCLGVDPSRDLLTRWGLPDTAQGLSDFCERIAEAAGDSVAVVKPQSAFFERHGPAGLQVLQKLMKRFQAAGSLALLDVKRGDIGSTMDAYAESVFGPDSAYQADAATFTAYLGLGALVKTMERARVSGACAFLVVRSSNPEGTSLQKSKGEDGRTVAEALADGLRELNEKAGPGVLPAGAVMGATLPDSDRGVIERLGGALLLTPGIGAQGAGFDDLKRLFVGREAQVIPTATRSVLEAGPEVASLRAAILRHVEPARRFRAGA, translated from the coding sequence ATGTCCTCGACGACGCCCCCGTCCTTCGCCCAGCGCTTCGCCCGGCTCGCCGACGAGCGCTCCCCGTTCTGCCTCGGGGTCGACCCGTCGCGGGACCTGCTCACCCGCTGGGGACTGCCCGACACCGCGCAGGGACTGTCCGACTTCTGCGAGCGCATCGCGGAGGCCGCCGGTGACAGCGTCGCGGTGGTGAAGCCGCAGAGCGCCTTCTTCGAGCGCCACGGCCCCGCGGGCCTCCAGGTGCTCCAGAAGCTGATGAAGCGCTTCCAGGCCGCGGGCTCGCTCGCGTTGCTGGACGTGAAGCGCGGCGACATCGGCTCCACGATGGACGCGTATGCCGAGTCGGTGTTCGGCCCGGACAGCGCCTACCAGGCGGACGCGGCGACGTTCACCGCGTACCTGGGGCTGGGCGCGCTGGTGAAGACGATGGAGCGCGCGCGGGTGTCCGGAGCGTGCGCGTTCCTGGTCGTGCGCTCGTCGAATCCGGAGGGCACCTCACTCCAGAAGTCGAAGGGCGAGGATGGCCGCACGGTGGCCGAGGCGCTGGCGGACGGCCTGCGCGAGCTCAACGAGAAGGCGGGCCCGGGCGTGTTGCCCGCGGGCGCGGTGATGGGCGCCACCCTGCCCGACTCGGACCGGGGCGTCATCGAGCGGCTGGGCGGCGCGCTGCTCTTGACGCCGGGTATCGGCGCGCAGGGCGCTGGCTTCGACGACCTGAAGCGGCTGTTCGTGGGGCGAGAGGCACAGGTCATCCCCACCGCCACGCGCTCGGTGCTCGAGGCCGGGCCGGAGGTCGCCTCGCTGCGCGCCGCGATTCTCCGCCACGTCGAGCCCGCGCGCCGCTTTCGCGCTGGAGCCTGA